One Ignavibacteria bacterium DNA segment encodes these proteins:
- a CDS encoding OmpH family outer membrane protein — MKNVFYVLILFFSANVFAQVQVKVGIVDSEVILAQLPDYKTAQDKLNEIIKGWQAVLDSLTTDFQMRLESYRKQESMMTEDNKLKAQQDLIKMEQDIRDYRQKRDIVTKQEELLAPIKKKIINMIEKVAKEEKITLVLDKAGDVVVLFSDPSFDITFKVLDRLKRG; from the coding sequence ATCAAAAATGTATTCTATGTTCTAATTTTATTTTTCTCAGCAAATGTTTTTGCTCAAGTGCAGGTTAAAGTTGGTATAGTTGATTCTGAAGTTATCCTTGCACAGCTTCCTGATTATAAAACTGCACAAGACAAATTAAATGAAATTATTAAGGGATGGCAGGCAGTTCTCGATAGCTTAACTACAGACTTTCAGATGCGTCTTGAAAGCTACCGCAAACAAGAATCTATGATGACAGAAGACAACAAGCTAAAAGCTCAGCAAGATCTCATCAAAATGGAACAGGATATTCGTGATTATCGTCAAAAACGTGATATCGTAACAAAACAAGAAGAACTTCTTGCACCAATTAAAAAGAAAATTATCAACATGATTGAGAAAGTCGCAAAGGAAGAAAAAATTACTTTGGTTTTGGATAAAGCCGGCGACGTGGTTGTGCTTTTCTCTGATCCAAGTTTTGATATTACATTTAAAGTTTTAGACAGACTAAAAAGAGGATAA
- the bamA gene encoding outer membrane protein assembly factor BamA — MKKRNLKQLHRITLLFLILISACSSYAQVAKTSYRILGVDVSGNVTADKSVIIAASGLRVDDEIDIPGDATINAIKRIMGLNIFGHVEIVKERQVGSGIFILIKVEEFPRIETYVITGNDDINESDLNKKISLVRGQIVKPQEISKIKRTILKTYEDEGYLNAVVIPKILKFKSADTSGNIVYVNWYNPDDLSEEHTTEIKLDDKLQAESLRRIHNRVLLKVEIEEGPEVVVRKIRFFGNEYFDDGDLKSELDETSEKKWWKFWSSANFNRQKFDKDKELLVKFYKKKGFRDAVVLRDSISLDEKKKDMTIDIYLHEGPLYKIRNVTWVGNTIYNSEVLNRRLDFQTGDVFDYEKFERNLRQNETQSDVSSLYFDNGYLGFSLRTDEVKVGEDSIDLVIKLSEKNQFKIGYVDIKGNDKTMDKVVRRELFTRPGDFFNRALLIRSLQQLANLQYFNVEKLYQEGVDYFPSSDSTVDITYKVEEKSSDYLNASVGYSGSFGFSGAVGITLTNFSITNPFTIGGGQVLNFNWQFGLGNFYRTFSTGFTEPWFMDTPTLVGFDVFDTRQIYIYDLRQFGGSMRLGRRLTWPDDYFQVQGSLRYQMNDVRSGGGFYREGKTKQFTLGATISRRDLDNPIFPSMGSNVTLNADLSGGPFLPGDVDYLKVDLDLEWYRRLFNSNKLTLHFASSFGMIYEIIDGTPIQPFEYYFMGGNGLVIATEPLRGYDDRSIGPKNSKGQIIGGKISARNTLELRFAVTLNPMPLYLLAFAEAGNVWRNMKDVSLFDLRRAVGVGARILINPIGLIGFDLGYGFDRKAVSGQDPAWIFHFQFGRGF, encoded by the coding sequence ATCAAAAAAAGAAATCTCAAGCAGTTGCATAGAATTACATTATTATTCTTAATTTTAATTTCTGCATGTTCATCCTATGCACAGGTAGCTAAAACATCTTATAGAATATTGGGCGTTGATGTAAGCGGTAATGTCACTGCGGATAAATCTGTCATCATTGCCGCAAGCGGTTTAAGAGTTGATGACGAAATAGATATTCCTGGTGATGCAACAATTAATGCGATAAAACGGATAATGGGACTAAATATTTTTGGCCATGTTGAAATCGTTAAAGAGAGACAAGTTGGCTCAGGCATTTTTATATTGATAAAAGTTGAAGAGTTCCCGCGAATAGAAACCTACGTCATAACTGGGAATGATGATATAAACGAAAGTGACCTGAATAAGAAAATCAGCTTAGTAAGGGGACAGATAGTTAAACCGCAGGAAATCAGTAAAATAAAGCGGACTATTCTCAAGACTTATGAAGACGAGGGCTATCTCAACGCAGTTGTTATTCCGAAGATCCTGAAATTTAAATCTGCGGATACTTCAGGAAATATTGTTTATGTAAACTGGTATAATCCCGATGATTTAAGCGAAGAGCACACAACTGAAATCAAACTCGACGATAAGCTTCAAGCGGAATCGCTTAGAAGAATTCATAATCGAGTTCTTCTAAAAGTTGAAATTGAAGAGGGACCCGAAGTTGTCGTTCGTAAAATTCGTTTCTTTGGAAATGAATATTTTGATGACGGCGACCTGAAAAGTGAACTTGACGAAACTTCAGAGAAAAAATGGTGGAAGTTCTGGTCGAGCGCAAACTTCAATCGGCAAAAATTCGACAAGGATAAAGAGCTTCTTGTAAAGTTTTATAAGAAAAAGGGATTCAGAGATGCGGTTGTCCTAAGAGATTCAATTTCTCTCGACGAAAAAAAGAAAGATATGACAATCGATATCTATCTGCACGAAGGCCCGCTGTATAAAATCAGAAATGTTACATGGGTTGGAAATACAATTTATAACAGCGAAGTTTTGAATCGTCGACTTGATTTTCAAACCGGCGATGTGTTTGATTACGAAAAATTTGAAAGAAACTTGCGTCAGAATGAGACTCAATCCGATGTTTCTTCACTCTATTTTGATAACGGATATCTTGGCTTCAGCTTAAGAACCGATGAGGTAAAAGTCGGCGAAGATTCAATCGACCTTGTTATAAAGCTTTCAGAAAAAAATCAATTCAAGATCGGTTATGTTGATATCAAAGGTAATGACAAAACGATGGATAAAGTTGTCCGAAGAGAACTTTTCACTAGACCTGGCGATTTCTTTAACAGAGCTTTATTGATAAGAAGCTTACAGCAGCTCGCAAATCTTCAGTATTTCAACGTCGAAAAGTTATATCAAGAGGGGGTTGATTACTTCCCTTCTTCAGACAGCACTGTGGACATAACGTATAAGGTCGAAGAAAAATCGAGCGATTATTTGAATGCATCTGTCGGCTATAGCGGCAGTTTTGGTTTCAGCGGAGCAGTTGGAATTACATTAACGAATTTTTCAATCACAAATCCGTTTACGATTGGCGGCGGGCAAGTTCTCAATTTTAATTGGCAGTTTGGTTTGGGAAATTTCTATAGAACTTTCTCCACTGGTTTTACAGAGCCGTGGTTCATGGATACTCCAACATTAGTCGGCTTTGATGTTTTCGACACGAGACAGATTTATATTTACGATCTGCGTCAATTCGGTGGAAGTATGCGCCTCGGCAGGCGGCTTACTTGGCCAGATGATTATTTTCAAGTACAAGGAAGTTTGCGTTATCAAATGAATGACGTGCGAAGCGGCGGCGGATTTTATAGAGAAGGGAAAACAAAACAATTTACTCTCGGCGCAACTATTTCCCGCCGTGATCTGGACAATCCAATATTTCCATCAATGGGAAGCAATGTAACCTTAAATGCTGATCTTTCAGGCGGTCCGTTTTTACCAGGCGATGTCGATTATCTTAAAGTCGACTTAGATCTTGAATGGTACAGAAGATTGTTTAATTCAAATAAATTGACTTTACACTTCGCATCATCATTTGGAATGATTTACGAAATCATCGATGGAACACCTATTCAGCCGTTTGAATATTACTTCATGGGTGGTAATGGTTTGGTTATTGCAACTGAACCATTGCGCGGCTATGACGACCGATCAATCGGACCAAAAAATTCCAAAGGACAAATTATCGGCGGAAAAATTTCTGCAAGGAACACTCTGGAATTAAGGTTTGCTGTAACTCTAAATCCAATGCCCTTATATCTTCTCGCTTTTGCAGAAGCAGGAAATGTTTGGCGTAATATGAAAGATGTCAGTCTGTTTGATTTGAGACGTGCAGTTGGCGTTGGTGCAAGAATTTTAATTAATCCAATCGGTTTAATTGGATTTGACCTTGGCTATGGTTTTGATAGAAAAGCTGTCTCAGGACAAGATCCAGCTTGGATATTCCATTTCCAATTTGGAAGAGGATTTTAA
- a CDS encoding isoprenyl transferase, with protein sequence MRAKTNDFPKPKREDSLRQEEIKARGNIPKHIAIIMDGNGRWAKSRNLPRVEGHRRGVASVRDIVEASAQLGVEHLTLFAFSTENWKRPKEEVSTLMRLLLKSLRDETDELHKNNIKLQMIGDFDTLPPEIGKELLEASKKTINNTRMTLNLALSYSGRWDILRAVKNIATLISEKKLSPEGIDEHLFSSQLTTADIPDPDLLIRTSGEMRISNFLLWEIAYSEIFIADVFWPEFRRKHLYQAIDNYQNRERRFGLVSEQIKTNGTIKRDQKKKSQAVA encoded by the coding sequence ATAAGAGCTAAAACTAACGACTTCCCTAAGCCAAAAAGAGAGGATTCTCTTCGTCAAGAAGAGATTAAAGCGCGCGGGAATATTCCCAAACATATAGCAATTATTATGGACGGAAATGGAAGATGGGCAAAATCCCGAAATCTTCCTCGTGTTGAGGGACATCGTCGTGGAGTTGCATCAGTAAGAGATATCGTTGAAGCTTCTGCACAACTTGGCGTTGAGCATTTAACCCTTTTTGCTTTCTCTACTGAAAATTGGAAGCGTCCAAAAGAGGAAGTATCAACCCTAATGCGGCTGTTATTGAAAAGTCTACGTGATGAAACTGACGAACTTCATAAAAATAATATCAAACTCCAAATGATAGGCGATTTTGACACTTTACCTCCTGAAATTGGCAAAGAGCTTTTGGAAGCAAGCAAAAAAACGATAAATAATACTCGCATGACCTTGAATCTTGCATTAAGCTACAGCGGAAGATGGGATATTTTACGAGCTGTTAAAAATATTGCCACACTTATTTCAGAAAAAAAATTATCTCCTGAAGGAATTGACGAACATTTATTTAGCAGTCAATTAACCACGGCAGATATTCCCGATCCAGATTTACTTATCAGAACAAGCGGTGAAATGAGAATCAGTAATTTTCTTCTGTGGGAAATTGCTTACTCAGAAATTTTTATTGCAGATGTTTTTTGGCCCGAATTTAGAAGAAAACATCTTTACCAGGCAATTGATAATTATCAAAACAGAGAGAGACGATTCGGCTTAGTCAGCGAACAGATAAAAACTAACGGAACAATAAAGCGTGATCAAAAAAAGAAATCTCAAGCAGTTGCATAG
- a CDS encoding ammonia-forming cytochrome c nitrite reductase subunit c552 has product MNKKIKSFYSILLLFLFVAGFTFIGMDSAEQTNSSTEFVNLASDQKIDKETCFTCHSEVEELHTNGKHAKLSCSTCHSDVSKHLDDPSNKPVTNLELSTCGKCHKDQFESFFHVNLESKARVEKSTTTSRSPTFDKLMMPHGFTKEHAEPRSHAFMMVDHYIVDRAYGGRFQLKDWQYITKTGKVWDLIVDKEPTTSEQKVFLPQTATAANPTCLSCKTTDHILKWKYKGEPSPDAKWSRTSKVVEFARDLQNPVGCIHCHDPHGTNPRVVRDALIEAVVDRGEGTYPYDKEKSKQITMKKIMFRDFRAIGILNKADSNLMCAQCHVEYNCNPGHNPVTGEAISKADPRTNIFQWVNVLDYNKKMEVFAFKDFKHAVTGASLSKLQHPETETFWMSKHERAGVECKHCHMPQVKKGNKSYTWHGQKSARYMTKETCISCHKTWTEKEAEYQIDAIQNYIRGKMKKAEFWLAQYIDTYTRAKDLGVNEEVLKESRKFHDDAHTLWEWWTAENSDGFHNPDLARESLTQSITHSQDGVKFLEKAITELKK; this is encoded by the coding sequence ATGAACAAAAAAATAAAATCGTTTTATTCAATTCTTTTGCTCTTTTTGTTTGTGGCTGGATTCACTTTCATCGGAATGGATTCAGCAGAGCAAACGAACTCTTCAACCGAATTTGTAAATCTTGCAAGTGATCAAAAGATTGACAAAGAAACATGTTTCACCTGTCACTCGGAAGTTGAAGAGCTTCATACAAACGGAAAGCACGCAAAGCTAAGCTGTTCAACATGCCATTCAGATGTTTCAAAACATCTTGACGATCCAAGTAATAAGCCCGTTACGAATCTTGAGCTTTCAACTTGCGGAAAGTGTCACAAAGATCAATTTGAATCATTCTTCCATGTCAATCTTGAATCAAAAGCGAGAGTTGAAAAGTCAACAACTACTAGCCGATCTCCAACCTTCGATAAACTCATGATGCCGCATGGATTTACAAAAGAACACGCCGAACCGCGCAGTCATGCATTCATGATGGTTGATCATTACATAGTCGACCGTGCCTACGGCGGAAGGTTTCAATTAAAAGATTGGCAGTACATAACTAAAACAGGTAAAGTTTGGGATTTAATTGTTGATAAAGAACCAACTACAAGCGAACAAAAAGTTTTTCTTCCGCAAACTGCAACCGCAGCAAATCCAACCTGCTTAAGCTGTAAAACAACCGATCACATTCTCAAATGGAAGTATAAAGGCGAGCCATCACCTGATGCGAAGTGGTCGAGAACATCTAAAGTAGTTGAGTTTGCACGCGACTTGCAAAATCCTGTAGGGTGCATTCACTGTCACGATCCGCATGGAACGAATCCACGTGTCGTTCGTGATGCTCTCATTGAAGCTGTTGTTGACAGAGGTGAAGGGACCTACCCTTATGATAAAGAGAAGAGCAAACAGATTACAATGAAAAAAATTATGTTCAGAGATTTTCGTGCTATTGGAATACTTAACAAAGCAGACTCAAATTTAATGTGTGCACAGTGCCATGTTGAGTATAATTGCAATCCTGGGCACAACCCGGTTACTGGCGAAGCTATTTCAAAAGCCGATCCCAGGACAAATATTTTCCAATGGGTTAACGTATTGGACTATAACAAAAAAATGGAAGTGTTTGCTTTTAAAGATTTCAAGCATGCTGTTACCGGCGCCTCTCTTTCGAAACTTCAGCATCCCGAAACCGAAACATTTTGGATGAGCAAGCACGAACGGGCTGGAGTTGAATGCAAACATTGTCATATGCCTCAAGTTAAGAAAGGAAATAAGTCTTACACTTGGCATGGACAAAAAAGCGCAAGATACATGACAAAAGAAACTTGTATAAGCTGCCACAAGACTTGGACAGAAAAAGAAGCTGAATATCAAATCGATGCAATTCAAAACTATATCCGCGGGAAAATGAAAAAAGCTGAATTCTGGCTTGCACAATATATCGATACGTATACACGTGCAAAAGATCTCGGTGTTAACGAAGAAGTCTTAAAAGAATCACGCAAGTTTCATGATGATGCACACACACTTTGGGAGTGGTGGACAGCGGAAAATTCAGATGGATTCCACAATCCTGACTTAGCAAGAGAGTCACTAACTCAATCGATAACTCATTCTCAAGATGGAGTAAAATTCCTTGAGAAAGCAATTACCGAATTGAAAAAGTAA
- a CDS encoding site-specific DNA-methyltransferase, with translation MIEQFVDRIIQGDCLELIKEIPDNTFDLTFADPPFNLKKDYNNYKDSLKFHEYLEWCERWIGEMVRVTKPTGSIMLHNIPKWLTYFATFLNKKADFKHWVSWDAPTAPMGKTLQPNHYGILFYAKNSSLLKFYEIRCPHKRDRKTNYLSKDYGGKKSGLHPFGPLVSDVWVDIHRIKHNKYRDEHPCQLPVHLLERILLMTTDESDLVLDPFSGTGTTAIAAKRLGRKFIGFEIDEYYVEITQKKLKQEEANSKLGNRWVSFYLDEVITLRNIDWDYLKEYFLIPSKPEEIDHTPIQLKSKIKMPPPLKVQKEKTLQQESLRFVKAV, from the coding sequence ATGATAGAACAATTTGTTGATAGAATTATTCAGGGCGATTGCTTGGAATTAATTAAAGAGATTCCAGATAATACTTTCGATTTGACTTTTGCTGATCCGCCTTTTAACCTGAAGAAAGATTATAACAACTACAAGGACAGCTTGAAGTTTCACGAATATCTCGAGTGGTGTGAAAGATGGATCGGCGAGATGGTCAGAGTTACCAAGCCGACAGGTTCAATTATGCTTCATAACATTCCTAAATGGCTTACTTACTTTGCGACATTTCTTAATAAGAAAGCTGACTTCAAACACTGGGTTTCTTGGGACGCTCCGACTGCACCTATGGGTAAAACATTACAACCAAATCATTATGGTATTCTCTTTTATGCAAAGAACTCGTCTCTTTTAAAGTTTTATGAAATAAGATGCCCGCATAAAAGAGATAGAAAAACAAATTATTTATCAAAAGATTATGGCGGGAAAAAATCGGGTTTGCACCCATTCGGACCTTTAGTATCAGATGTATGGGTTGATATTCATAGAATAAAACATAATAAATATAGAGACGAACATCCGTGTCAACTACCAGTGCATTTACTTGAGAGGATTCTATTGATGACAACAGATGAATCCGATCTTGTACTTGATCCTTTTAGCGGAACTGGGACTACAGCGATTGCAGCAAAACGACTTGGAAGAAAGTTTATTGGTTTCGAGATAGACGAATATTACGTTGAGATTACTCAGAAGAAACTAAAGCAAGAAGAAGCTAATTCAAAACTTGGTAATAGATGGGTTAGTTTTTACCTTGATGAAGTAATTACTCTGCGAAATATAGATTGGGATTACTTAAAAGAGTATTTTTTAATACCATCAAAACCTGAAGAGATTGATCATACTCCAATTCAACTGAAATCAAAAATTAAGATGCCCCCACCACTTAAAGTACAAAAAGAGAAAACATTACAGCAGGAATCATTAAGGTTTGTTAAAGCCGTTTAG
- a CDS encoding glycyl-radical enzyme activating protein codes for MKLKTAFIFDIRKYSIHDGPGIRTTVFFKGCPLICAWCHNPEGQSPVFEVMYREGRCIRCGACVEECTQDAVRMNDNLVVTNPKECIVCGTCTEFCFSDAREIIGKEVTVEEVMTEIEKDIPFYEESNGGVTFSGGEPLLQKDFLVEIARACKEREIHTALDTCGFAKWEALEEVSKYIDLFLYDVKIIDDKKHKHFTGVSNKLILSNLKKLLNLEKKVTIRIPLIPFFNDDEKSIREMIDFMLKLPNSNGIDILPYHRIAAEKYKSLNINNDLRNVKEHLKDKIISVEKIFYEHGLNVKVGG; via the coding sequence ATAAAATTGAAGACTGCATTTATTTTTGACATAAGAAAATATTCAATTCATGACGGACCGGGAATTCGTACAACTGTTTTTTTCAAAGGATGTCCGCTTATATGTGCATGGTGTCATAATCCGGAAGGGCAGTCACCGGTTTTTGAAGTAATGTATCGTGAAGGAAGATGCATACGCTGCGGTGCATGTGTAGAAGAATGCACACAAGACGCAGTTAGAATGAACGACAATCTTGTAGTTACAAATCCGAAAGAATGCATTGTTTGTGGAACTTGTACAGAGTTTTGTTTTTCAGATGCACGAGAGATAATTGGAAAAGAAGTTACAGTCGAAGAAGTGATGACTGAAATAGAAAAAGATATTCCGTTTTATGAAGAATCAAATGGCGGCGTAACATTTTCTGGAGGCGAACCGCTGCTTCAAAAAGATTTTTTAGTTGAGATTGCGCGAGCATGCAAAGAAAGAGAAATACATACAGCACTTGATACCTGTGGATTCGCTAAATGGGAAGCTCTGGAGGAAGTAAGCAAATATATCGATCTTTTTCTTTACGATGTAAAAATTATAGACGATAAAAAGCATAAACATTTTACTGGAGTTTCAAATAAATTAATTCTCAGCAATCTCAAAAAATTATTAAATCTTGAGAAAAAAGTAACAATCCGAATTCCTCTTATTCCTTTTTTCAATGATGATGAAAAAAGTATTCGGGAAATGATCGATTTTATGTTGAAACTCCCAAATTCAAACGGAATTGATATACTCCCCTATCATAGAATAGCGGCGGAGAAATACAAGAGCCTGAATATAAATAATGATTTGCGAAATGTGAAAGAGCACTTAAAAGATAAAATAATCAGTGTTGAAAAAATCTTTTACGAACATGGATTAAACGTAAAGGTTGGAGGATAG
- a CDS encoding glycyl radical protein — protein MSERVRKLRKQSLDAKPFISTNRAELVTEVYKSNFEKMSEPIKRALVFKHLMENKPIYIGDGELIVGEKGPVPKATPTYPELCCHSLHDLKILNNRKKIPFAVSEDSRKIYEEKIIPFWHDKSMRDFIFSEMTLEWKDSYEAGIFTEFMEQRAPGHTVLDDKIYKKGFLDFKNDIQKSLEKLDYSNDPKSHNKEQELKAMSICSNALITFALRHSEEALSLSKKEIDPARKSELEKIAKVCKRVPANSPQNFWEAIQYYWFVHLGVTTELNTWDAFCPGHIDHHLYPFYKKEIEEGSLTKEKAEELLQCFWIKFNNQPAPPKVGVTAEESGTYTDFAQINLGGHLEDGSDGVNELTYLLLDVIEKMRLIQPSSSIQVSKKNPNEFVKHAAEIIKTGFGQPSVFNSDLIIEELVRQGKTLIDARCGGSSGCVEVGAFGKENYNLTGYFNLPKVLEITLNDGIDPRTGKQVGIKTGEAESFNSFDELYYAFDRQLNHFINVKIKGNSVIEQLYAEKMPAPFLSLLIDDCIANGKDYHSGGARYNTSYIQGVGLGTITDSLSAIKYHVFENNNLQMKQIMQILKENFEGNERTRQLLLNKTPRYGNDNDFADDIMKQVFESYFNAIDGRKNFRGGTYHINLLPTTVHVYFGSVIGATPDGRFAFQPLSEGVSPAQGADRHGPTAVLKSVSKMDHCRTGGTLLNQKLTPQLLEKENGINKFVALIRTYFKLGGHHIQFNVVDKETLLEAKAHPELYRNLIVRVAGYSDYFCDLSEALQDEIITRTEHQDY, from the coding sequence ATCAGCGAAAGAGTTAGAAAACTTCGTAAGCAAAGTCTTGATGCAAAACCATTCATTTCAACTAATAGAGCAGAACTGGTTACAGAAGTCTATAAAAGTAATTTCGAAAAAATGTCTGAACCAATTAAGCGCGCACTTGTATTCAAACATTTAATGGAGAACAAACCAATTTATATTGGTGATGGAGAATTGATTGTTGGAGAAAAAGGTCCGGTTCCAAAAGCAACTCCGACTTATCCTGAACTTTGCTGCCATTCACTTCATGATTTAAAAATATTAAACAATCGAAAAAAAATTCCGTTTGCAGTTTCCGAGGATTCAAGGAAAATTTATGAAGAAAAAATAATTCCCTTTTGGCACGACAAATCCATGCGGGATTTTATTTTTAGTGAAATGACACTCGAATGGAAAGACTCTTACGAAGCCGGAATATTTACTGAATTTATGGAACAGCGAGCTCCGGGGCATACGGTACTTGACGATAAAATCTATAAAAAAGGATTTTTAGATTTCAAGAATGATATACAAAAAAGTTTAGAAAAGCTGGACTACTCCAACGATCCTAAATCGCACAACAAAGAGCAAGAACTGAAAGCGATGTCGATTTGCTCCAATGCGCTCATTACATTTGCATTGCGTCATTCTGAAGAGGCTTTGAGTTTATCCAAAAAAGAAATTGATCCAGCAAGAAAATCGGAACTAGAAAAAATTGCTAAAGTCTGTAAGCGCGTTCCAGCCAATTCGCCTCAAAACTTTTGGGAAGCAATTCAATATTATTGGTTCGTACACCTTGGAGTTACTACAGAACTTAATACATGGGATGCATTCTGTCCCGGTCACATCGATCATCACCTTTATCCTTTCTATAAAAAAGAAATTGAAGAAGGAAGTTTGACAAAAGAAAAAGCGGAAGAACTTTTACAATGTTTTTGGATTAAGTTTAATAATCAACCCGCACCTCCAAAAGTTGGAGTTACGGCGGAAGAAAGCGGCACATACACAGACTTTGCTCAAATAAATCTTGGGGGTCATTTAGAAGATGGCTCCGATGGAGTGAATGAGCTTACTTACTTATTGCTCGATGTGATTGAAAAAATGAGATTGATTCAGCCAAGCTCTTCAATTCAAGTAAGTAAGAAAAATCCAAATGAATTTGTAAAGCATGCAGCGGAAATCATAAAAACCGGATTTGGTCAGCCGTCAGTGTTTAATTCAGATTTAATTATAGAAGAATTAGTTCGGCAGGGTAAAACTTTAATCGATGCACGCTGCGGAGGTTCAAGCGGCTGTGTTGAAGTTGGAGCTTTTGGAAAAGAAAATTACAATCTCACCGGATATTTTAATTTACCCAAAGTTCTTGAAATTACATTGAATGATGGAATTGATCCGCGAACAGGAAAACAAGTCGGAATAAAAACTGGAGAAGCAGAATCATTCAATTCATTTGATGAGCTTTACTATGCCTTTGATAGGCAATTAAATCATTTCATAAACGTTAAGATCAAGGGAAATTCCGTAATCGAACAGCTCTATGCCGAAAAGATGCCAGCTCCGTTCCTTTCACTTCTGATTGACGATTGCATTGCTAACGGAAAAGATTATCACAGCGGAGGAGCGCGTTATAATACATCCTATATTCAAGGAGTTGGACTTGGGACAATCACCGATTCATTAAGCGCGATAAAATATCATGTCTTTGAAAACAATAATTTACAGATGAAACAAATAATGCAAATTCTGAAAGAGAATTTTGAGGGGAATGAACGGACCAGACAATTACTATTGAATAAAACTCCTCGTTATGGAAATGATAATGATTTTGCAGATGATATAATGAAACAAGTATTCGAATCTTATTTCAATGCAATCGACGGAAGAAAAAATTTTAGAGGTGGAACGTATCACATCAATCTTTTACCAACTACTGTCCATGTCTATTTTGGTTCGGTGATTGGAGCAACACCGGATGGACGATTCGCATTCCAGCCACTTTCAGAAGGTGTTTCACCGGCACAAGGTGCAGATAGACACGGGCCAACTGCTGTATTAAAATCTGTTTCAAAGATGGATCATTGTAGAACCGGCGGGACTTTGCTTAATCAAAAATTAACTCCGCAATTACTCGAGAAAGAAAACGGAATTAACAAATTCGTTGCGTTAATCAGAACATATTTTAAATTAGGCGGGCATCACATTCAATTCAATGTTGTTGATAAAGAGACACTTCTCGAAGCAAAAGCTCATCCCGAATTGTATCGCAATCTGATTGTGCGAGTTGCTGGCTACAGCGATTATTTCTGTGATCTAAGCGAAGCATTGCAAGATGAAATAATTACTCGTACTGAGCATCAGGATTATTAA